Part of the Solwaraspora sp. WMMA2065 genome is shown below.
ATGGTGCACGAGGTCACCACACCGCTGGATCCGGAGGCGTTCAGCGACGGCGATGTCGACGGACCGTTCCGGTCGGTTCCCGGCGACGAGATCGTCGGCCGACTCGACGAGCACGCCTACCTGCCGGACGATGACGACGAGGCCCCGGGCGGCGACCCGCGCTGATCGTACCGACTACGTACTGAGCCCGGGTTGCGGCTGCCGGGCGATTCTGCGCCGGAGCACCACCTGGCGCGTGCCGTCACGGAACAGCCGCACCCGGGCGAGCTCCCAGCCGGAGAACTCGGCCTGGATCGCCAACTGCGCGGCTGCGGTCACCCGGTCGACGTTCGGCGGTAACCGCAGCGGCGCGTACTCGTAGTCCATGAC
Proteins encoded:
- a CDS encoding DUF5703 family protein, giving the protein MDYEYAPLRLPPNVDRVTAAAQLAIQAEFSGWELARVRLFRDGTRQVVLRRRIARQPQPGLST